TGTACGCAACCTTCCAACGCTGTAGTAGGCGACCACAAGGCGATTTCTGGGCAACTTTCTCTACATTTTGTGTAGGCAACTTTCTGTTCGAACCGCTTCGCTCTTGTAACCGCTCCAGAGGGCGATCACAAGGCGATTTCTGGGCGATCCTTCTCTACCTGCAACTTCGCCGGCCAAGCCGTCCCCGTTGGTCCCTGCCTCCTCTGTCCGTTGCTCCGGCGACGGGAGGGGGTGGGGACCCTGGTGCTTCGGCTCCGGCTTTAGTTAGGGTTGGCTTAGTGCTTTTTTGGGGCACTGCTTTCATGGAGGAGACGGCGCCACGTCGGAATAATTTGCCTCTGCTCTTCCTCCATCTCGGCGTCGCTTCAACCGGTGGCGTCGGGGGGCAGGTGGCCCAGTCGTCTCGTCGATCTTTGGATCCGACGAGATTCGTGTCTGGTGGTCGGCCGTCGACACTCTCATGGGTGGCGGTCGTGTCGGTTGTTGTAGTTGCGTTTGCTGTCTTGCAGCAGGCGGCGACGTTCCTCTTCTTCGACTACATCGGATGAAGTTAACGGCGTCGAGATCTGGTGACCACGGGGAAGATCCCCGACCGACGTGCCACAAAGTTTCGGTCTCGTCACTTGCGGCGGCTCGGTTCATCAGCTCAAAAAACATTTTTGTACGTGATGGTGCTCTCCCGGATCTTGGTATGGCGGTTGTTCTTCTCTTTTTCGGCGTTGTCATGGTGGCGGTGGGGGACGTTTATGGACTATGTTCCGGCGAGGCACAAGTTTTTTCAAGGGTGAAATAGTAATTTTACTTCTTGCGGAATTTTTTGTGCAAAGTTGCTTGACAAGTATGTTTGTCTTTTATGATGATCATATGTGTAATCTCTGTAAACATATTGTCTAATGAAATACTCCCTTCATAAAGGAATATAAGAATGTTTAGATAACTAAAGTAGTGATGTTGTTTAAAAAAAACGCTGTAGTAGGCAGGGCGGTTGCTGGTGCGGAAGCTCCGTCCAAATCCGAACCTCCTCCATAGTCCAAACCCCAACCTAAGAAATGGAGGCGCTCGTGGTGCGGAAGCTCGGCGATCCCACGCTGCCGCCCGGCGGCGAGGACTCGCCGTTTGCGGCGGTCTCGGGTGACCGACCAATTCCGGAGCTGTCCTCGCCGACCTCCGTGCGGGTGCGCGTGGCGGCAACCAGCCTCAATTTCGCGACGTTCCTGCAAGTGCAGGGCAAGTACCAGGAGCGCCCCCTGCTGCCCTACGTCCCGGGGTCCGACTACGCCGGCGTCGTCGACGCCGTCGGCCCCGGCGTGCGCAGATTCCGCCCCGGCGACCGCGTCTGCTCCCTCGCTAGCGTCGGGTCCTTCGCCGAGTTTGTCGTCGCCGACGAGAAGGCACTGTGAGTTTGTTCTCCCTCTCCTGGTTGGCAATTTCTGTAGCTAGTTACTCTGTGTTAGCTTCCGGTTGTTTGATCTACACAGATATTTTCTTCTTAGATGGACGCTCGAAGTATTTTGGTTTAGTGCGTTAGCATTTGGTGCGAATCAGATAGCATAGACTTAGCAAAGGACCAAATGTATTACAATCTATGGAAAAATCAGCTTAAAACGAGGCAACTTTAAAATAGCAAAACCTTCTAGTTATTGTGGTGAGTTTTACTGTTAAGTCGGTACCATTTTATGGTGTTCCAGATACGCAGTCCCTGATCGATGTGACCTCGTCGCTGCTGGAGCATTACCTGTTGCATTTGGTACATCACATTTGGCCCTTGCCCACAGAGCTCAACTAAAGGCTGGTCAGGTGGGCTCCCCATTTGCTTCTGACATTATTTATGTGTCATTCTATCTGATATCTATCGAACATTTTTTATATGTAATTCTATATGTATATGATATGCACTGCACATTATTTTATGTGGCATTCTTAATTGGTCATTTATTTGAAGATGTACTGAATTAAATTTTAACCATGCATTCACATTGGTTCAAATTCTACTCGGATCACGAATTATAAACATTGGTGCATCTGAATATGAATTGAGTCGGGTAACACTCCAATTCCTAGGAAGTTGCGATGTGTGGACTCCCAGATTCTGCTCGTACGTTAGTCCTAATCCTAGCCGTTGTAAGAGGCCAACGTCATTTCTTGGTCTTCAACTTTGGAAGTCGTTCCCTTTAAGCCTTAAGTTTTTAAAGTTCCATTTGAAAGTTTTCAACTTCCATGATTGGTCACTTTTAAGCCTCAAATTGGTGTAAATGGGGTGATGTGTTCTCTTCAAATGACTTTGTATTTTTGGTATCACTTTGTACAGACTATGTTATGGGATAAACAGTAATATCTCTGATGGCCTATGCAAAAGATCAATTTTGCTCACACGTTTATTTAGGGACTATTCCGTATAGGCTCCGAATCCTCATTTTGCAGCTCCATGCTCTTGACTCTTCAAGGATCCACTTAACTAGGGATCTGCTCTAATTAATGATTCATGAAAGCTGTTAGATAGCAGGTCTGTTCCCAAAACACAAACAGTGTAGTATGGAAGCAAACATACCATACTGCCTCTGGTTGTAACACAAACATAGCAACTCTAGGATTGCAGCATTCCAGTGGGCAAAAATAGATTCAGCAACTAGATACACTTCTGAAAGTTCAATCATACATTCATCAACCAGATCATAACTGTACATGGTTACGTTGCATTGTCTCGTATTGTGATGGCAAGGGGAGAAGGGAAGTTGCACGGTGGTAGGagatattattattattattatttgcgGGGGGATTCTGCATTCTAGTTGATGGAACTACTATATTGCCTACTGTTAGTATGCACATATATAAAGGCCTGCAGTGAAGGATGTTAATTGTATATGCAGGTTCTCTTAATATTTAGGGGAAAATTATATATTAAGCATGTATATACCCcaacaaataaaaaaaataagtACAGTATGTGTTATGCATTTATCTGTTGTACCCCTAGGCTTTGGTGATTCACACTAATCTAAGTTGTAATCTCAGGTGCTACTTGTACTTGGTGCTGCCGGCGGTGTTGGGGTATCAGCTGTACAGATAGGAAAAGTTTGCGGTGCTATTGTCATTGCAGTTGCCAGGTGATTATTAGCTGTTTAGCACAACAAATTAAATTCTTGGATCCTTGTTATGTATTCTGGGTCAACATAGGTTGTTGTTATGTTACTTCATATTTGACTATTTTTTCCGGTCCATAAATATTATTCGTATTGAGTTCAGG
The sequence above is a segment of the Aegilops tauschii subsp. strangulata cultivar AL8/78 chromosome 6, Aet v6.0, whole genome shotgun sequence genome. Coding sequences within it:
- the LOC109748449 gene encoding uncharacterized protein; translation: MEALVVRKLGDPTLPPGGEDSPFAAVSGDRPIPELSSPTSVRVRVAATSLNFATFLQVQGKYQERPLLPYVPGSDYAGVVDAVGPGVRRFRPGDRVCSLASVGSFAEFVVADEKALYAVPDRCDLVAAGALPVAFGTSHLALAHRAQLKAGQVLLVLGAAGGVGVSAVQIGKVCGAIVIAVARGVEKLQYLKSIGADHVIDSSKENAIESAKSFLKASGLKGVDVLYDPVGGKLTQDSLKLLNWGAHILLIGFASGDVPVIRANIALIKNWTIHGLYWGSYLTHRPAVLIDSLNELLSWLSKGLITVKLSHTYRLAEAHLAFADLRDRKAVGKVMIVMGSSAKSRL